In Arthrobacter sp. B3I9, the following are encoded in one genomic region:
- a CDS encoding FliH/SctL family protein, translating to MTSSTDLPFSRAQFPLLKASPDAATGSLAYAHGHTAGYTSGLRRAAVEAEIRRVQMEAEHAAVLSESEARTGRLLATLASAAAALQAAVVPVLDDAQDALAASALDLAEAILGRELSDTDSSARAALARALADTPSAGAPTVRMHPADLSLLGDTVKQTPGIIFTADDSLNRGDAFTDFEAGHLDARIGTALARARAALLEDQA from the coding sequence ATGACCTCGTCTACTGACCTCCCCTTCTCCCGCGCACAGTTCCCCCTCCTGAAGGCATCACCTGATGCTGCCACCGGTAGCCTTGCCTACGCTCACGGCCACACGGCCGGTTACACGTCCGGCCTCCGCAGGGCCGCCGTCGAGGCAGAAATACGCCGGGTACAGATGGAGGCCGAACACGCCGCTGTCCTCAGCGAGAGCGAAGCACGCACCGGACGCCTCCTTGCCACCCTGGCTTCCGCAGCCGCAGCCCTTCAGGCTGCTGTTGTGCCGGTCCTCGACGACGCCCAGGATGCCCTGGCGGCCTCCGCCCTGGACCTGGCCGAAGCCATACTGGGCCGCGAGCTCTCGGATACAGACAGCTCCGCCCGCGCCGCCCTCGCCCGGGCCCTTGCTGACACGCCGTCGGCCGGCGCACCCACGGTCCGCATGCACCCGGCGGACTTGAGTCTCCTGGGCGATACGGTCAAGCAAACGCCGGGGATCATCTTCACGGCGGACGACAGCCTGAACCGCGGGGACGCGTTCACCGACTTCGAAGCGGGCCACCTCGACGCCCGGATCGGCACCGCTCTGGCCCGGGCCCGGGCGGCCTTGCTGGAGGACCAGGCATGA
- a CDS encoding flagellar hook-length control protein FliK — MNTVTTAPVPPQGTVKAAPGAAPGADRFDGTLSSILAALPGAAGVAPASPGSQEAPASPPEGSPSTPPKPLYPAQPVPAVFQLPVGSSSASSAADKGKDARGAAAEVESLGGTVSATPETASAALPGAVAPTSAPAAVVVLPAEPRKQDAPRQGPGDAPDADAVSVDSSQPAAPVVMPPIDTVVVPAQPAPVVFQLPAGPGAVPADASRLTAVPGGPAAPDAAARPVGASVPAPHPLTGAGNLTGGLKGENNGLKPASGMAMAAAPAYVTETAPTVVEPGLAGKPTPVSSSAAALSGAERALGTGPRTDAVAVGAVPAGTPVTAVAGQPLAPAVTTSGPVQAPAHVLPVPAGFAAQLARPVFTLASAGLGEHTMTVAVNPENLGPVTVQAHISASGVRVELFAASPDGRDVLRQILPDLKRDLAGSGLNATLDLSSGGHPSGGQPGGGHGSRDEFMNRRAPVAYPGATDNRQSPMNSQASRVTPGLRGTDGTLDVMA, encoded by the coding sequence ATGAACACCGTGACGACGGCCCCCGTGCCGCCGCAGGGGACCGTGAAAGCCGCGCCGGGCGCCGCGCCGGGGGCCGACCGCTTCGACGGAACGCTTTCCTCCATCCTTGCCGCACTCCCGGGGGCAGCCGGAGTTGCACCGGCCAGTCCTGGCAGCCAAGAGGCACCGGCAAGCCCGCCGGAGGGGTCACCGTCTACACCTCCCAAGCCCTTGTACCCGGCGCAGCCCGTACCGGCGGTCTTCCAGCTGCCGGTCGGCTCCTCGTCAGCATCATCCGCTGCCGACAAGGGGAAGGACGCGCGGGGCGCCGCGGCGGAGGTAGAGAGCCTCGGCGGGACAGTTTCCGCGACCCCCGAAACTGCCAGCGCCGCACTCCCAGGCGCCGTGGCCCCGACGTCGGCCCCCGCGGCCGTCGTCGTACTTCCGGCCGAACCGAGGAAGCAGGACGCTCCGCGGCAAGGACCGGGTGATGCACCGGATGCGGATGCCGTTTCCGTAGACTCGTCGCAGCCTGCCGCGCCGGTCGTCATGCCGCCGATAGACACCGTAGTGGTGCCGGCGCAGCCCGCCCCTGTGGTCTTCCAGCTGCCGGCAGGTCCCGGAGCCGTCCCGGCGGACGCATCACGACTCACGGCGGTGCCTGGGGGACCGGCAGCTCCTGATGCCGCTGCCCGCCCGGTGGGTGCCTCTGTGCCGGCCCCGCACCCGCTGACTGGAGCCGGCAACCTTACTGGCGGCCTGAAAGGTGAAAATAACGGCCTGAAGCCCGCATCGGGAATGGCCATGGCGGCTGCCCCTGCATATGTCACCGAAACGGCGCCCACGGTTGTCGAACCGGGGTTGGCAGGCAAACCGACCCCGGTGTCCTCGTCTGCTGCTGCCCTCAGCGGGGCAGAACGAGCTCTCGGAACCGGCCCCAGGACAGACGCTGTGGCAGTCGGTGCCGTTCCCGCCGGCACCCCGGTGACGGCCGTGGCCGGGCAACCCCTGGCACCGGCTGTCACGACGTCCGGACCGGTCCAAGCGCCGGCGCATGTGCTCCCCGTTCCGGCAGGGTTCGCGGCGCAGCTGGCCCGCCCCGTCTTTACACTCGCGTCCGCGGGGCTGGGCGAGCACACCATGACGGTGGCAGTGAATCCGGAAAACCTCGGCCCCGTGACGGTCCAGGCGCACATCAGCGCCTCCGGCGTCCGCGTCGAACTCTTCGCGGCCAGCCCCGACGGTCGCGACGTGCTGCGCCAGATCCTCCCGGACCTCAAGCGCGATCTGGCTGGATCCGGACTTAACGCCACCCTGGACCTTTCTTCCGGCGGGCATCCCTCCGGTGGACAACCCGGCGGCGGACACGGCAGCAGGGACGAGTTTATGAATCGCCGGGCCCCGGTGGCTTACCCCGGTGCCACCGACAACCGACAGTCACCAATGAACAGTCAGGCATCCAGAGTGACCCCGGGCCTTCGCGGCACCGACGGCACCCTCGATGTGATGGCCTGA
- a CDS encoding flagellar hook assembly protein FlgD, with translation MPITPVASTVPAQGVQSMAPTRAPKQTMDADMFMNMLVIQLKNQDPSSPMDTNAMIGQTTQLAMMEKLTSLESTSGQDFSLQMRSAAASLIGKTVTYAGPDGSAVTGTATSVSFTGSVPAVSVNGSSIALDALTGIGN, from the coding sequence ATGCCGATAACCCCCGTCGCTTCGACCGTTCCCGCCCAGGGTGTCCAGTCGATGGCACCCACCCGCGCGCCGAAGCAGACCATGGACGCGGACATGTTCATGAACATGCTTGTCATCCAGCTCAAGAACCAGGACCCGTCCTCGCCGATGGATACGAACGCCATGATCGGGCAGACCACCCAGCTGGCCATGATGGAAAAGCTCACCTCCCTGGAGAGCACGTCAGGGCAGGATTTCTCCCTGCAGATGCGCTCCGCAGCTGCCTCGCTAATCGGCAAGACTGTAACTTACGCCGGCCCGGACGGTTCCGCCGTCACGGGTACCGCAACTTCCGTCTCCTTCACCGGGTCCGTGCCCGCCGTGAGCGTGAACGGCAGCAGCATCGCCCTGGATGCCCTCACCGGCATCGGCAACTAA
- a CDS encoding flagellar motor protein MotB yields MSRGRGRGRATRGETEEHHVDERWMASYMDMVTVLMCLFIVLFAMSSVDVEKYEKLRNSLATGFGTVNEGKVDTAEGTVVPATQVDMNAEGFTDLQVAEKEVDQLAALKEHMNANLTAQGLAGTVSFVIDQRGLTVKLVGSQSYFLPDSPVLQPQTLSILGAIAPVLAPIPEEIAVEGHAANGITAYASTWELSGARATAVLRTLVESGGVAGNRIGAVGYGSARQVNQDATEAEHMENRRVDVVVLSDQPDKIRALIPQVLQARVH; encoded by the coding sequence ATGAGCCGGGGCCGGGGGAGGGGCCGCGCCACCCGCGGCGAGACGGAGGAACACCACGTCGACGAACGGTGGATGGCCTCCTACATGGACATGGTGACCGTCCTGATGTGCCTGTTCATTGTGCTGTTCGCGATGTCGTCGGTGGACGTGGAAAAGTATGAAAAGCTTCGCAACTCCCTGGCCACCGGTTTCGGGACGGTTAACGAAGGCAAGGTCGATACGGCTGAAGGCACCGTCGTCCCGGCGACGCAGGTCGACATGAACGCCGAGGGGTTCACTGACCTGCAGGTGGCCGAGAAGGAGGTCGACCAGCTGGCTGCCCTCAAAGAGCACATGAACGCCAACCTCACGGCGCAGGGCCTGGCCGGAACGGTTTCCTTCGTCATCGACCAGCGCGGCCTGACCGTCAAACTAGTGGGCTCGCAGTCCTACTTCCTGCCGGACAGCCCGGTGCTGCAGCCCCAGACGCTGAGCATCCTCGGCGCCATCGCTCCGGTGCTGGCACCGATTCCGGAGGAGATCGCCGTCGAGGGCCACGCCGCCAACGGCATCACCGCCTATGCCTCCACCTGGGAGCTGTCCGGGGCGCGGGCCACGGCGGTCCTGCGCACCCTCGTCGAATCCGGAGGGGTCGCCGGCAACCGGATCGGCGCCGTCGGCTACGGCTCGGCCCGGCAGGTGAACCAGGATGCCACCGAAGCCGAACACATGGAGAACCGGCGCGTGGACGTTGTGGTCCTGTCTGACCAGCCGGACAAAATCCGTGCCCTGATTCCACAGGTCCTCCAGGCCCGCGTCCACTAG
- the fliO gene encoding flagellar biosynthetic protein FliO: protein MDALMLAVRVILSLGAVVALLWIIQRRVAGSQRGPRTGDVLNVVSRRGLGQKSAVVVVETDGKRFLLGVTEHSVNVLHTSDAPVAEAEAEAAPENGRVFALKLAEASADDPAPVMRRRRQGRGPAGPPPGSFLSADTWRQAAAAARKGLLG, encoded by the coding sequence GTGGACGCCCTCATGCTCGCCGTCCGGGTGATCCTGTCGCTCGGAGCCGTTGTCGCGCTGCTCTGGATCATCCAGCGCAGGGTGGCCGGCTCCCAGCGGGGTCCCCGGACCGGGGACGTCCTCAACGTCGTCTCCCGCCGCGGTCTGGGGCAGAAGTCCGCCGTCGTCGTCGTCGAAACGGACGGAAAACGCTTCCTGCTCGGCGTGACCGAACATTCCGTCAACGTCCTGCACACCTCCGACGCCCCCGTAGCGGAGGCTGAGGCGGAGGCCGCCCCGGAAAACGGGAGGGTCTTCGCCCTCAAGCTCGCCGAGGCTTCCGCCGACGATCCCGCCCCCGTGATGCGCCGGCGCCGTCAGGGACGCGGACCGGCCGGGCCGCCCCCGGGGTCGTTCCTGTCCGCGGACACCTGGCGGCAGGCGGCAGCGGCAGCCCGGAAGGGACTCCTCGGTTGA
- the fliN gene encoding flagellar motor switch protein FliN: MSTALHSAAVAALAEKLPTPLPYGSAVLADRTVLEGRTHEAITATFVGSATADLGLILPDTSFLAEAAGADSALISSADILRPALEHAASVLGAGVLGEPRRQDAAALFTDAESVVFELISGGTAAGWFAIRIRTQGTVNNGGGAQPTPVSARKLNRIHNVEMALTVAIGHTRLSVRDVLDLEPGKIIELDRSAGAPADIMLNGRLIAHGEIVVVDQDYAVKITRILDVAEGLG; the protein is encoded by the coding sequence ATGAGTACCGCACTGCACTCCGCTGCCGTGGCCGCCCTGGCCGAGAAGCTCCCCACACCGCTGCCCTACGGCAGCGCCGTCCTGGCCGACCGCACGGTGCTGGAGGGGCGGACCCATGAGGCAATTACTGCCACGTTTGTCGGATCGGCCACCGCGGACCTGGGCCTGATCCTGCCGGACACCTCATTCCTGGCTGAAGCCGCGGGTGCCGACTCGGCCCTCATCTCCTCCGCCGACATCCTCCGCCCGGCCCTGGAGCACGCTGCCTCCGTGCTGGGGGCGGGGGTGCTCGGGGAACCCCGCAGGCAGGACGCCGCAGCATTGTTCACCGACGCAGAATCGGTCGTGTTCGAGCTGATCTCGGGCGGGACCGCAGCCGGCTGGTTCGCTATCCGCATCCGGACACAGGGAACCGTCAACAACGGCGGCGGCGCCCAGCCGACGCCGGTCTCCGCGCGGAAGCTGAACCGCATCCACAACGTTGAAATGGCGCTCACCGTCGCGATCGGCCACACCCGGTTGTCGGTGCGCGACGTCCTGGACCTGGAACCGGGAAAAATCATCGAACTCGACCGTTCCGCCGGTGCCCCGGCGGACATCATGCTCAACGGCCGCCTGATCGCCCACGGCGAGATCGTCGTCGTCGACCAGGACTACGCCGTCAAGATCACCCGCATTCTCGACGTCGCAGAGGGTCTCGGCTAA
- a CDS encoding flagellar motor switch protein FliM, with amino-acid sequence MTALTDPAPYGAASQYPKIVEVYDFSRPTTLAREHSRVLEMAFETFARQWGTQSTAKIRVKTQITCDNVLMQTYDDYSASLPPSTAMVLCVFEGMDARAVIQFPITAALSWISNMLGGSGTQQHLERTAFTPIEQALVRHLMENALEDLRYSFGAMLTAPVELGSIQFNSQFAQAAAPSDLMIVAAFTIKVGDSAAAATLAIPAGVLMPHLNAGAAAKSSRDPKTQVRAQLSQVPVEVSLELAPAVVRPATILNLSVGDVLPLPHSTTAPFNVVVDGHRLAQASAGTNGSRLAAVIVSIEEKIQ; translated from the coding sequence GTGACGGCATTGACCGATCCCGCGCCCTACGGGGCCGCGTCCCAGTATCCGAAAATCGTTGAGGTCTATGACTTCAGCCGTCCCACCACCCTCGCTCGAGAACACAGCCGCGTCCTGGAAATGGCCTTCGAAACGTTCGCGCGCCAGTGGGGCACGCAGTCGACCGCCAAGATCAGGGTGAAAACCCAGATCACCTGCGACAACGTCCTCATGCAGACGTACGACGACTACTCGGCGTCGCTGCCGCCGTCGACCGCCATGGTGCTCTGCGTCTTTGAAGGCATGGACGCCCGTGCCGTCATCCAGTTCCCCATCACCGCCGCCCTCTCCTGGATCTCGAACATGCTCGGCGGCTCCGGAACCCAGCAGCATCTGGAGCGGACCGCGTTCACTCCGATCGAGCAGGCCCTGGTCAGGCACCTGATGGAAAACGCCCTGGAGGACCTCCGCTACTCGTTCGGCGCGATGCTCACTGCCCCCGTCGAGCTAGGTTCCATCCAGTTCAACTCCCAGTTCGCCCAGGCCGCAGCGCCGTCCGACCTGATGATCGTGGCCGCCTTCACGATCAAGGTGGGAGATTCCGCCGCGGCGGCCACCCTGGCCATCCCGGCGGGGGTGCTGATGCCGCACCTGAACGCCGGTGCTGCCGCCAAGTCCAGCCGGGATCCCAAGACGCAGGTCCGGGCGCAGCTGTCGCAGGTGCCGGTCGAAGTATCCCTTGAGCTCGCCCCGGCCGTCGTAAGGCCGGCGACCATCCTGAACCTCTCGGTCGGCGACGTGCTTCCCTTGCCCCATTCCACCACGGCCCCCTTCAACGTCGTCGTAGACGGCCACAGGCTTGCCCAGGCGTCTGCCGGCACCAACGGCTCCCGTCTCGCCGCCGTCATCGTTTCCATCGAGGAGAAAATCCAATGA
- a CDS encoding flagellar export protein FliJ, giving the protein MARNFPLAGLLGLRRLEEDQAASALSAANRRHAALQARHGALLRDLAASPVDVASAAALRAAAIARASSRSMLTDLSALTAVSEADAVQAHGDFQQARAATVGLEKLEDKHASRLAVEDLRAEQLVLDEIASGSWHRQKESLPR; this is encoded by the coding sequence ATGGCTCGGAACTTTCCCCTGGCGGGGCTCCTGGGGCTGCGACGCCTGGAAGAAGACCAGGCCGCGTCCGCACTGTCGGCGGCCAACCGCCGGCACGCCGCCCTGCAGGCCCGGCACGGCGCCCTGCTCCGCGACCTGGCGGCATCGCCCGTTGACGTCGCCAGCGCCGCAGCCCTCCGCGCGGCCGCCATCGCCCGCGCCTCCTCGCGCAGCATGCTCACCGATCTGTCCGCGCTGACGGCAGTTTCGGAAGCGGACGCCGTCCAGGCGCACGGGGACTTCCAGCAGGCCCGGGCGGCCACGGTGGGACTCGAAAAACTCGAAGACAAGCACGCCTCACGCCTGGCAGTGGAGGACCTCCGCGCCGAACAGCTCGTCCTCGACGAGATCGCCTCCGGATCATGGCACCGGCAGAAGGAGAGCCTTCCCCGATGA
- a CDS encoding motility protein A, with product MDPATLIGILLAFGSVFAMVTMEGGHVESLLLLPPMVLVFGATLAVGLAGSTLKSTLHAFKSIPAAVKGRTVAPLDSIDQVVTLAEKARSEGLLSLEADAQETKDSFLAGALQNIADGTDGDELRLMLEDEIHSKKVSDQTASKFFRSLGGYAPTIGIIGTVVSLTHVLENLSDPSNLGPMIASAFVATLWGLLSANFLWLPLADRLAKISELELDRMTLLMEGVLAVQAGSQPLLLRERLKSMVPPHTLKAGKAGSSGGKNDTKGTAQDGRKDKLKAAA from the coding sequence ATGGATCCAGCAACACTCATCGGCATCCTGCTCGCGTTCGGTTCCGTCTTCGCCATGGTCACCATGGAAGGCGGCCATGTGGAAAGCCTCCTTCTACTCCCGCCCATGGTCCTGGTCTTCGGCGCAACGTTGGCCGTCGGCCTGGCAGGCTCCACGCTCAAGAGCACGCTCCACGCGTTCAAGTCCATTCCGGCAGCCGTCAAAGGCCGGACCGTGGCACCGCTGGACAGCATCGACCAGGTGGTTACCCTGGCCGAGAAGGCCCGGAGCGAAGGCCTGCTCTCCCTGGAAGCAGACGCCCAGGAGACCAAGGACAGTTTCCTTGCCGGAGCCTTGCAGAACATTGCCGACGGGACCGACGGCGACGAGCTTCGCCTCATGCTGGAGGATGAGATCCACTCCAAAAAGGTCTCGGACCAGACCGCCTCGAAGTTCTTCAGATCCCTTGGCGGATATGCCCCCACCATCGGCATCATCGGCACCGTTGTCTCACTCACCCATGTCCTGGAAAACCTTTCCGACCCCTCAAACCTGGGCCCGATGATCGCCAGTGCCTTCGTCGCGACCCTGTGGGGGCTGCTCAGCGCGAACTTCCTGTGGCTGCCGCTTGCGGACCGGCTCGCAAAAATCTCCGAACTCGAACTGGACCGGATGACGCTGCTCATGGAAGGCGTCCTGGCCGTCCAGGCCGGCTCCCAGCCGCTGCTGTTGCGGGAGCGCCTTAAATCCATGGTCCCGCCGCACACGCTCAAAGCCGGCAAAGCCGGATCATCCGGCGGCAAGAATGACACCAAGGGCACGGCCCAGGATGGCAGGAAAGACAAGCTGAAGGCCGCTGCATGA
- a CDS encoding flagellar FlbD family protein: MIVVTRLDRTQFAINPDLIERIYASPDTTLHLADSATYIVTESMGEVIDLITAYRASVIRMARDMTSAPAGTGPGLSIVHAADGRSQDPAPQTPRK, translated from the coding sequence ATGATCGTCGTCACCCGGTTGGACCGCACTCAGTTTGCGATCAACCCTGACCTAATTGAGCGCATCTACGCCAGCCCAGACACCACTCTCCACCTCGCAGACAGCGCCACCTACATCGTGACCGAGTCCATGGGTGAGGTCATCGACCTGATCACCGCCTACCGGGCCAGTGTGATCAGGATGGCCCGGGACATGACGTCCGCTCCCGCGGGTACAGGACCGGGCCTCAGCATCGTCCACGCGGCGGACGGCCGTAGCCAAGATCCTGCACCGCAAACACCCAGAAAGTAA
- a CDS encoding FliI/YscN family ATPase — translation MTATTWRPHAERFAAAVAAGRPERVGTVSSVVGLGAELEGLDVSIGDLVTLGERPGVDAEVVATTRTGARCMPLARMTGIAAGSPARTRGIPLLVPTGTGLFGRVLDGLGRPIDGKGPLARDGMVPVHNDTPSAMQRARIHSPLQTGVRVLDTLTTLGRGQRMGLFAGSGVGKSSLLSMIARGTDAEVSVIALVGERGREVREFLEDDLGAEGLARSIVIVSTSDEPAMMRMRAAFTATRIAESFRDRGADVVLMMDSLTRVAMAQREIGLSVGEPPATRGYPPSTFSVLAQLLERAGTAETGSVTGLYTVLVDGDDHNEPIADAARSILDGHVVLDRKLAVTGHFPSIDVLASISRLSSKVNPAGRTAMASTLRRVLAARKNAQDLIDVGAYKTGANPLVDAALSHEDSINAFLQQRMDDQTPDADAWNSLEHLTRILGGA, via the coding sequence ATGACGGCCACCACGTGGCGCCCCCATGCGGAACGGTTCGCTGCCGCCGTGGCCGCGGGACGTCCGGAGCGGGTAGGAACGGTCTCCTCCGTGGTCGGCCTTGGCGCTGAACTGGAAGGCCTGGACGTCTCCATCGGCGACCTCGTCACCCTGGGGGAGCGCCCGGGCGTGGACGCCGAGGTTGTCGCCACCACCCGCACCGGTGCCCGCTGCATGCCGCTGGCCAGAATGACCGGCATCGCGGCAGGCTCTCCGGCACGCACCCGCGGCATTCCGTTGCTGGTGCCCACGGGCACCGGCTTGTTCGGGCGCGTCCTGGATGGCCTCGGCCGACCCATCGATGGGAAAGGCCCGCTGGCCCGGGACGGCATGGTGCCCGTCCACAACGACACTCCGTCGGCGATGCAGCGTGCCCGGATCCACAGCCCGCTGCAGACCGGAGTCCGGGTACTGGATACCCTGACCACGCTTGGCCGCGGCCAGCGCATGGGCCTGTTCGCCGGCTCGGGCGTCGGCAAGTCCTCGCTGCTATCCATGATCGCCCGGGGGACCGACGCCGAGGTGTCCGTAATTGCCCTGGTGGGCGAGCGGGGCCGTGAAGTCCGCGAGTTCCTCGAAGATGACCTCGGCGCTGAGGGGCTGGCCCGGTCCATCGTCATCGTTTCGACGTCGGACGAGCCGGCCATGATGCGCATGCGCGCCGCCTTCACCGCTACGCGGATTGCCGAATCCTTCCGGGACCGGGGCGCCGACGTCGTCCTGATGATGGACTCCCTCACCCGCGTGGCGATGGCCCAGCGCGAAATCGGGCTCTCCGTAGGGGAACCCCCGGCCACCCGCGGCTACCCGCCGTCGACGTTTTCCGTCCTGGCCCAGCTTCTCGAGCGGGCCGGAACAGCGGAGACGGGATCCGTGACCGGCCTATACACGGTGCTCGTGGACGGCGATGACCACAACGAGCCGATCGCAGACGCCGCCCGGTCCATCCTGGACGGACACGTCGTCCTCGACCGCAAGCTGGCCGTCACCGGACACTTCCCGTCCATTGACGTGCTCGCCTCCATCTCCCGGCTTTCGTCGAAAGTGAACCCCGCCGGGCGCACAGCGATGGCCTCGACGCTGCGGCGGGTCCTCGCGGCCCGCAAGAACGCCCAAGACCTGATCGACGTCGGGGCCTACAAGACGGGCGCCAACCCGCTCGTCGACGCCGCGTTGTCCCACGAGGATTCGATCAACGCGTTCCTGCAGCAACGCATGGACGACCAGACGCCGGATGCTGACGCATGGAACTCGCTGGAACATCTCACGCGCATACTTGGAGGGGCATAA
- a CDS encoding C40 family peptidase — MSMTDAISTISQIQATLTRLNTGGAPVSTTSAPNATTSATFAQTLAAAGTPAFPAVPELSGAAPGTGSATGAAIAADAKKYLGVPYVWGGTDPKTGLDCSGLVQRVYKDLGIDLPRVAIDQGNAGTAVPNLAAAQPGDLLVMNGGQHIGIFMGNNQYIHAPAPGERVRIENIPAGAVFDKIARIIPNAPAAPALPAGADLLSTLQAALATGRAA; from the coding sequence ATGAGCATGACCGACGCGATCAGCACCATCAGCCAGATCCAGGCCACCCTGACCCGGCTTAACACCGGTGGGGCCCCGGTCTCCACGACGTCCGCTCCGAACGCGACGACGTCCGCCACCTTCGCCCAGACGCTCGCCGCCGCCGGCACACCCGCATTCCCGGCCGTTCCCGAACTGTCCGGCGCCGCCCCAGGCACCGGCTCAGCCACCGGTGCGGCTATTGCCGCCGATGCCAAAAAGTACTTAGGCGTCCCGTACGTCTGGGGAGGAACCGACCCCAAGACGGGGCTGGACTGCTCGGGGCTCGTCCAGCGCGTGTACAAGGATCTCGGCATCGACCTGCCCCGTGTCGCCATCGACCAGGGCAATGCGGGGACGGCGGTCCCGAACCTGGCCGCAGCCCAGCCCGGCGATCTGCTCGTCATGAACGGCGGCCAGCACATCGGCATCTTCATGGGCAACAACCAGTACATCCATGCCCCAGCGCCCGGAGAACGCGTACGCATCGAAAACATTCCTGCGGGTGCCGTTTTCGACAAAATCGCGCGGATTATCCCGAACGCGCCGGCCGCTCCTGCGCTCCCGGCCGGCGCCGACCTGCTCTCCACCCTGCAGGCCGCCCTCGCCACGGGACGTGCCGCATGA
- a CDS encoding flagellar hook protein FlgE: MLRSLYSGISGLRSHQTMLDVTGNNIANVNTAGFKSSSVQFQDTLSQLTKGAGAPGTDGGTNPAQVGLGVQVAGIATNFNQGSAQATGKATDMMISGDGFFAVNVGGQQLYTRAGAFSPDASGRLVTADGAVLQGWAAVNGVVPVGGPLSEITVSSTAVSPARATTAAGVAGNVPDEAAAGTVLDRQVNVFDSTGNMTPLDLKFTRTAAGWNVTGRDAAGNTGTTSMAFAAGQMTSGGTMAVGGITVDLTRMTGFTGMTSAVIDSQDGRAAGTLESFSISKDGTVIGSFSNGAKQPVAQVAMAKFTNPAGLEKAGNSEYRITANSGGAVLGTAGNGGFGSIAAGSLEMSNVDLSQEFTNLIVAQRGFQANARIITTSDEVLNELTNLKR; the protein is encoded by the coding sequence ATGCTCCGTTCCCTGTACTCCGGCATCTCCGGCCTCCGCTCGCACCAGACCATGCTTGACGTCACCGGCAACAACATCGCCAACGTCAACACCGCCGGGTTCAAGTCCTCCTCCGTTCAGTTCCAGGACACCCTCTCGCAGCTGACCAAGGGTGCCGGTGCGCCCGGCACCGACGGCGGCACCAACCCGGCGCAGGTGGGCCTCGGCGTGCAGGTTGCCGGCATCGCCACCAACTTCAACCAGGGCTCCGCCCAGGCAACAGGCAAAGCGACAGACATGATGATTTCCGGTGACGGGTTCTTCGCCGTCAACGTGGGCGGCCAGCAGCTCTACACCCGGGCCGGGGCTTTCAGCCCCGACGCTTCCGGCCGTCTCGTCACCGCCGACGGCGCCGTCCTCCAGGGCTGGGCCGCCGTGAACGGCGTGGTGCCCGTCGGCGGGCCGCTCTCCGAGATCACGGTCTCCTCTACGGCCGTGTCTCCGGCCCGCGCCACCACGGCGGCAGGAGTAGCGGGCAACGTCCCGGACGAAGCGGCCGCCGGCACCGTCCTGGACCGCCAGGTCAACGTCTTCGACAGCACCGGGAACATGACCCCTCTGGACCTGAAGTTCACCCGCACGGCCGCCGGCTGGAACGTCACCGGCAGGGACGCGGCCGGCAACACGGGGACGACGTCGATGGCGTTCGCCGCCGGGCAGATGACCTCCGGGGGAACCATGGCCGTTGGCGGCATCACCGTCGACCTGACCCGGATGACGGGCTTCACCGGAATGACTTCCGCCGTGATCGACAGCCAGGACGGCCGCGCGGCCGGCACACTGGAATCCTTCTCCATCTCCAAGGACGGCACCGTCATCGGATCGTTCAGCAACGGAGCGAAGCAGCCGGTGGCACAGGTCGCGATGGCCAAATTCACCAACCCGGCCGGCCTGGAAAAGGCCGGCAACTCCGAATACCGGATCACCGCCAACTCCGGCGGGGCCGTCCTTGGCACCGCGGGCAACGGCGGCTTCGGGTCGATCGCTGCAGGGTCCCTAGAAATGTCCAACGTGGACCTGTCCCAGGAATTCACCAACCTGATTGTCGCCCAGCGCGGCTTCCAGGCGAATGCCCGCATCATCACCACCTCCGACGAGGTCCTGAACGAGTTGACGAACCTGAAGCGCTAA